One genomic region from Cardiocondyla obscurior isolate alpha-2009 linkage group LG01, Cobs3.1, whole genome shotgun sequence encodes:
- the Sec20 gene encoding vesicle transport protein SEC20, which translates to MNPDNYAVELIHQDIVKHQLQVNALIQDIQQCSGPMEVLDELNAEGRAKIAVLKLSIEHLVSVAETETNEKKKTELLSAVSSYKEQLNTSLAAFRKANVVSACVIDKLARENLFSVSEERQNALRRRHDKQSLTNASSQVTDKLFNISRQLAETTQRSADTLDTLLMSSDKVGDTKDELEHQQQAIVQSGKLLGKYGRREVTDKVLLALAFAFFLACVFYILQKRLF; encoded by the exons ATGAATCCTGATAATTACGCAGTGGAATTAATACATCAGGATATCGTTAAACATCAGCTTCAAGTGAACGCTTTGATACAA GACATACAGCAATGTAGCGGGCCGATGGAAGTACTGGATGAACTCAATGCGGAAGGTAGAGCCAAGATAGCAGTTTTAAAACTCTCAATAGAGCATCTAGTATCCGTCGCCGAAACCGAGACGaatgaaaagaagaaaacggaGCTGTTGTCTGCCGTGAGCAGTTACAAGGAACAGCTAAACACTTCCTTGGCAGCCTTTCGTAAAGCCAACGTCGTCAGCGCTTGTGTCATCGACAAATTAGCAAGAGAGAATCTGTTCTCTGTATCGGAGGAGCGTCAAAATGCTCTTCGTAGACGGCATGACAAGCAGAGCTTAACGAATGCATCTAGCCAGGTAACAGACAAACTGTTTAACATCTCCAGGCAACTGGCCGAAACGACTCAAAGAAGCGCCGACACGCTGGATACTCTGT TGATGTCTTCAGATAAGGTCGGCGATACCAAAGATGAACTGGAACATCAACAGCAAGCTATAGTGCAATCAGGAAAATTGTTAGGAAAATACGGTAGACGAGAAGTCACTGATAAAGTACTACTTGCATTGGCATTTGCTTTTTTCCTCGCCTGCGTGTTCTACATTCTACAAAAAAGGTTGTTTTAA
- the LOC139104909 gene encoding neuronal calcium sensor 1-like has product MSNHSNVDDKDNCESLRRSSLSVKMQRSLKKMRTSIRKITENILEDEKHSSYIFPEQLSILTWRTGFSKDEIRKLYRTFKQLCPKGCVTSGDLKPAYAKLFPLGDPAKYAQIVFNSVDRDGDGIVSFNDLLKALTMIVNGNVDQKLSWIFEFYDLNGDGCITRQEMLVIMSAIYEMVQNTQTVQSMINKHVDRFFEKMDTDRDGIVSREEFMSSCKNDAIICNQLFLFNNIW; this is encoded by the exons ATGTCAAATCACAGCAACGTCGACGATAAGGATAATTGTGAATCTCTTCGCCGGTCTAGCCTCTCCGTGAAAATGCAGCGTAGTCTGAAGAAAATGAGAACAAGTATCCGAAAAATTACTG aaaatattttggaGGACGAGAAACATTCTTCGTATATCTTTCCCGAGCAGTTGTCTATTTTGACCTGGCGCACCGGGTTTTCTAAAGATGAGATTCGCAAATTATATCGCACCTTCAAGCAGTTGTGTCCCAAAGGATGCGTGACATCCGGTGACTTAAAACCCGCATACGCTAAATTATTTCCACTTGGTGATCCGGCTAAATACGCACAAATCGTGTTTAACAGTGTCGACCGAGACGGCGATGGTATTGTCAGTTTCAACGATCTTCTTAAAGCCTTGACGATGATTGTCAATGGCAATGTAGACCAGAAACTTTCCTGGATATTCGA ATTTTACGATCTGAATGGTGACGGTTGTATCACAAGACAGGAAATGTTAGTCATAATGTCTGCGATTTATGAAATGGTACAGAACACGCAGACTGTTCAATCTATGATTAACAAACATGTGGACAGGTTCTTTGAAAAGATGGATACGGATAGAGACGGCATAGTTTCGAGAGAGGAGTTCATGAGCAGTTGTAAAAAT gatgCTATTATATGCAACCAgttgtttttatttaacaatatctgGTGA